One stretch of Deltaproteobacteria bacterium DNA includes these proteins:
- the mqnE gene encoding aminofutalosine synthase MqnE, translating into MLDAFKSAGLADIYEKVLAGTRISIEDGERLFASRNLPLIGYLANIVRERINGNDAFYIYNQHINYSNVCINLCKFCAFGKGKGHEKAYEMGIEEIVRKIRERADEPIREVHIVGGLHPDLPYSYYLDMLRAVKAARPEIHIQAFTCVEIKHIADLAGKTVEETLEDLVQAGLGSIPGGGAEVFSPRVRERLCPRKLPGDKWIEVAKTAHRMGIRSNATLLYGHIETVRERLEHLVALREAQDETKGFLCFIPLAFHPKNTELEALSPTCGVDDLKMIAVSRLMLDNIPHIKAYWVMLGQKVAQIALSFGADDLDGTVLEEKITHMAGGETSGAMTRAEIERLIRAAGREPVERDTLYQRV; encoded by the coding sequence ATGCTCGACGCATTCAAATCCGCTGGCCTTGCTGACATCTACGAAAAGGTGCTCGCCGGCACGAGAATCAGCATCGAGGACGGAGAGCGGCTTTTTGCCTCCCGCAACCTCCCACTCATCGGCTATCTTGCAAACATCGTCCGTGAACGCATAAACGGAAATGACGCCTTTTACATCTATAATCAGCATATTAACTACTCGAACGTCTGCATCAATCTTTGCAAATTCTGTGCGTTCGGAAAGGGAAAAGGCCACGAGAAGGCCTACGAGATGGGGATCGAAGAGATCGTTCGAAAGATCCGTGAACGCGCCGACGAACCTATCCGCGAGGTGCATATCGTGGGAGGGCTCCACCCTGATCTTCCATATTCGTATTATCTCGACATGCTCCGGGCCGTGAAGGCCGCCCGTCCTGAGATTCACATCCAGGCATTCACCTGTGTGGAGATCAAACATATTGCAGATCTTGCTGGCAAGACCGTTGAAGAGACCCTGGAAGATCTGGTCCAGGCCGGTCTTGGTTCCATCCCCGGGGGTGGAGCGGAGGTCTTCAGCCCACGGGTCCGGGAGAGGCTCTGCCCGAGAAAACTTCCGGGAGACAAGTGGATTGAGGTGGCAAAGACCGCGCACCGCATGGGGATCAGGAGCAATGCGACCCTGCTCTATGGCCACATCGAGACCGTCCGGGAGCGACTCGAACACCTGGTGGCCCTTCGTGAGGCCCAGGACGAGACCAAAGGATTTCTCTGTTTCATCCCCCTCGCCTTTCACCCCAAGAACACCGAGCTCGAGGCCCTTTCTCCCACCTGCGGGGTGGATGACCTCAAGATGATCGCCGTCTCTCGACTCATGCTCGACAACATCCCGCACATCAAGGCCTACTGGGTCATGCTCGGGCAGAAGGTCGCCCAGATTGCCCTTTCCTTCGGGGCCGACGATCTGGACGGCACCGTCCTTGAGGAGAAGATCACCCACATGGCAGGAGGTGAGACATCAGGCGCCATGACGCGGGCAGAAATCGAACGCCTCATTCGGGCGGCCGGCCGCGAACCGGTGGAGCGTGACACCCTCTACCAGCGCGTATGA
- the nadA gene encoding quinolinate synthase NadA, whose translation MERDMEELVKRIRSLARQKNAIILAHNYQRPEIQDIADLTGDSLELSIKASRTDADMIVFCGVHFMAETAAILCPSKKVVLPVVSAGCAMADMITAEELRRKKTEHPGVPVVTYVNSGADVKAESDICCTSANAIQVVRSLDASEVIMTPDRNLANWVQRHTDKKIHAWPGFCPIHDALTVAAVNEARAAHPRAVLMAHPECPLNVLEMADVVRSTSGMLDYAAASDAREFIVATENGLLHTLVKQNPGKAFYPASPLMVCADMKKTGLFELFRAIEDEGPVITVPEDIRVRAFQAVERMLAVPRD comes from the coding sequence ATGGAAAGGGACATGGAAGAACTTGTAAAAAGGATCCGCTCACTCGCCAGGCAGAAGAACGCCATTATCCTGGCCCACAACTACCAGCGTCCGGAGATCCAGGATATAGCCGATCTCACGGGCGACTCCCTTGAGCTAAGCATCAAGGCCTCGCGCACGGACGCAGACATGATCGTCTTTTGCGGCGTCCATTTCATGGCAGAGACCGCTGCGATCCTGTGCCCCTCAAAAAAGGTCGTCCTTCCCGTTGTCTCAGCAGGCTGCGCTATGGCCGATATGATCACGGCGGAAGAACTTCGTCGAAAAAAGACGGAGCATCCGGGGGTGCCAGTCGTCACCTATGTGAATTCGGGCGCCGACGTCAAGGCGGAGAGCGACATCTGTTGCACATCGGCAAACGCCATACAGGTCGTCCGTTCCCTGGATGCGAGTGAGGTTATCATGACCCCGGACCGGAATCTCGCTAACTGGGTCCAGCGGCATACGGATAAAAAGATCCATGCCTGGCCGGGATTCTGCCCCATCCATGACGCCTTGACTGTTGCCGCTGTAAACGAGGCCAGGGCCGCGCATCCAAGGGCCGTGCTAATGGCCCACCCTGAGTGCCCTCTCAATGTCCTCGAAATGGCCGATGTGGTGCGGAGCACGAGCGGCATGCTCGATTACGCTGCGGCATCAGACGCAAGGGAATTCATCGTTGCCACGGAAAACGGGCTTCTCCACACCTTGGTAAAACAGAACCCGGGAAAGGCCTTTTACCCGGCATCTCCACTCATGGTCTGTGCGGACATGAAAAAGACCGGCCTTTTCGAGCTCTTCCGTGCCATCGAGGATGAAGGACCAGTGATCACCGTACCCGAAGATATACGTGTCCGGGCCTTTCAGGCAGTGGAACGGATGCTCGCCGTCCCCAGGGATTAG
- a CDS encoding AAA family ATPase — MKTPPPWLEWMKKPSFYPHDADAVICIQTHISWVFIAGDFVYKVKKPVDFGFLDFTTLEKRRHFCEEEVRLNRRLCPEIYLNVIPITEEAGMYELNGSGTPVEWAVRMKRMPEDGMMARMIAEDRLEEKDLSLVVSRLVPFYEKEAATGKKIAEFGKLDIISRNTEENFDQTESFIDTAISRPTFDAIRSYTRGFIRDKEALFHARIQGGWIKEGHGDLYSANICFDRPRETVYIFDCIEFNERFRCGDVAADVAFLAMDLDFHGLPILSKRFIDEFARRTNDDMFLELIPFYKCYRAYVRGKINCFTSMADGLDPRERDLFKQTAREYFALAHRYTGATQDRPKLYVFYGLPGTGKSTVSSAWAERKGLAYYNSDRVRKEIVAGIPALERRHEAFGAGIYSGEMSRRTYAALARFAGRHLMRGESVVLDATYRDGRERSALLELAACSNARIRFILCECPEDVVRQRLERRASDTTSVSDGRWEIYLVQKKTFDPHEALPSDQPLIIDTSRPLEDILGLIPS, encoded by the coding sequence ATGAAAACACCCCCCCCATGGCTCGAGTGGATGAAAAAACCATCCTTCTATCCCCACGATGCAGACGCTGTTATCTGCATCCAGACACACATCTCCTGGGTCTTTATCGCAGGGGATTTCGTCTACAAAGTGAAAAAACCCGTAGATTTCGGCTTTCTCGATTTCACAACACTGGAAAAGAGGCGACATTTCTGCGAAGAAGAGGTGCGCCTCAACCGCCGCCTCTGTCCGGAGATCTATCTTAATGTCATACCCATTACCGAGGAGGCGGGCATGTACGAGCTGAACGGCTCCGGAACTCCGGTGGAATGGGCGGTCAGGATGAAGCGCATGCCGGAAGACGGGATGATGGCTCGAATGATAGCAGAAGACAGGCTGGAAGAAAAGGACCTGTCCCTTGTGGTCTCCCGCCTCGTGCCTTTTTACGAAAAAGAGGCAGCGACAGGAAAGAAGATCGCAGAGTTCGGAAAACTTGATATTATTTCTCGCAATACAGAAGAAAATTTCGATCAGACCGAATCTTTTATAGATACGGCAATATCACGCCCGACCTTTGATGCGATCCGCTCCTACACGCGAGGTTTCATACGGGACAAAGAGGCCCTTTTTCATGCACGCATTCAGGGAGGATGGATCAAGGAAGGACACGGGGATCTTTACTCCGCAAACATCTGTTTCGACCGTCCGCGAGAGACCGTCTACATATTTGATTGCATCGAATTCAACGAACGGTTTCGGTGTGGAGACGTGGCTGCGGATGTGGCCTTTCTCGCCATGGACCTAGATTTTCACGGCCTTCCCATCCTTTCTAAGCGGTTCATTGATGAATTCGCCCGCCGGACAAATGACGACATGTTCCTCGAACTCATTCCGTTCTACAAGTGTTACAGGGCATATGTGCGCGGAAAGATCAACTGCTTCACGAGCATGGCGGACGGGCTCGATCCCCGTGAGCGGGATCTTTTTAAACAGACGGCCCGGGAATACTTCGCCCTTGCCCATCGCTACACAGGAGCGACTCAGGACAGGCCCAAGCTTTACGTCTTCTATGGGCTTCCGGGTACTGGCAAAAGCACGGTTTCTTCGGCCTGGGCGGAGCGGAAGGGCCTTGCTTATTACAACTCGGACCGGGTGAGAAAGGAGATCGTTGCCGGCATCCCTGCCCTGGAACGGCGCCATGAGGCATTTGGGGCAGGTATCTATTCGGGTGAGATGAGCCGAAGGACTTACGCGGCCCTCGCACGGTTTGCGGGTCGGCATCTCATGCGGGGGGAATCCGTGGTCCTCGATGCCACGTATCGGGACGGCAGGGAGCGTTCAGCCCTCCTGGAACTTGCTGCCTGTTCCAACGCCAGGATCCGTTTCATCCTCTGTGAATGCCCCGAGGATGTGGTCCGTCAACGCCTGGAAAGGCGCGCTTCGGACACTACTTCCGTCTCCGACGGACGGTGGGAGATCTACCTGGTGCAAAAGAAGACGTTTGACCCCCATGAGGCCTTGCCGTCCGACCAGCCCTTGATCATAGACACCTCCCGTCCTCTTGAGGATATCCTTGGACTCATCCCCTCATAA
- the mqnC gene encoding dehypoxanthine futalosine cyclase, whose product MTEVERIAGKVRDGGRVTYEEAISLSSQASIHLLGELADGLRARLHPEGVVSYIVDRNINYTNICISGCRFCAFFVAPGDSRGYVLSREELARKIDETLALGGNQILLQGGLHPELPLTFYEDMLAFMKEKGVHCHAFSPPEIVHFARLSGLSIREVLKRLIAAGLDSIPGGGAEILVDRVREAIAPRKATTAEWLSVMETAHELGLKTTATMMFGHVETQGERIKHMMAIRDLQDRTNGFTAFIPWPFQPRNTHIPVHPATAHEYLKVLSLSRIVLDNVPNIQASWVTQGPKIAQIALFFGANDFGSTMIEENVVAATGVSHRLSEEEIRRTIEAAGFRPSRRTMDYRLLNGNK is encoded by the coding sequence ATGACCGAGGTCGAGCGGATAGCCGGAAAGGTCCGCGACGGAGGGCGCGTCACCTACGAGGAGGCCATCTCTCTCTCCAGTCAGGCATCCATCCACTTGCTCGGAGAGCTGGCTGACGGGCTCCGCGCCAGGCTACACCCGGAGGGCGTGGTCTCCTACATCGTGGACCGGAACATCAACTACACAAACATCTGCATCTCAGGTTGCCGATTCTGCGCCTTTTTTGTGGCCCCTGGGGATTCGAGGGGCTATGTCCTCTCACGTGAAGAACTTGCCAGAAAGATCGACGAAACCCTCGCCCTCGGTGGAAACCAGATCCTTCTTCAGGGTGGACTCCATCCGGAGCTCCCTCTCACATTTTATGAAGACATGCTCGCTTTCATGAAAGAGAAGGGCGTGCACTGCCACGCCTTTTCCCCGCCTGAGATCGTGCATTTTGCGCGCCTATCCGGTCTTTCCATTCGAGAGGTCTTGAAACGTCTCATCGCCGCCGGCCTTGATTCCATTCCCGGCGGTGGGGCCGAGATCCTCGTGGACCGGGTGCGGGAGGCCATAGCCCCGAGAAAGGCCACAACCGCTGAATGGCTCTCCGTCATGGAGACGGCCCACGAACTCGGCCTCAAGACCACGGCCACCATGATGTTCGGCCACGTGGAGACCCAGGGGGAAAGGATCAAGCACATGATGGCTATTCGGGACCTCCAGGACCGGACAAACGGGTTCACCGCCTTCATTCCCTGGCCATTCCAGCCCAGAAACACCCACATCCCTGTCCACCCCGCGACCGCACATGAGTACCTGAAGGTCCTTTCCCTGTCCCGAATCGTCCTCGACAACGTCCCCAATATCCAGGCATCATGGGTGACACAGGGACCGAAGATCGCCCAGATCGCCCTCTTTTTCGGGGCAAACGACTTTGGCAGCACCATGATCGAAGAAAACGTCGTTGCAGCCACTGGGGTCTCGCACCGCCTCTCGGAAGAGGAGATCAGGAGGACCATCGAGGCAGCCGGATTCCGGCCCTCCCGCAGGACCATGGATTACCGCCTCCTGAACGGGAATAAGTGA
- a CDS encoding DUF1178 family protein codes for MIAFDLRCARDHVFEAWFPDRDSFLSQKNAHLISCPFCGSTEIDKAISPVAIRTGRANHDGIRLEDAARELLSRVSEYIMQNTVDVGTAFAQEAIKMHYGLTEAQNIRGVATEQEEEMLKKEGITFLKIPVVKKTDPSAC; via the coding sequence ATGATTGCCTTTGACCTTCGCTGCGCCCGGGATCACGTCTTCGAGGCGTGGTTCCCTGACAGGGATTCCTTTTTAAGTCAGAAAAACGCACACCTAATCAGCTGTCCTTTCTGTGGAAGTACAGAGATCGACAAGGCCATCTCCCCTGTCGCCATACGTACCGGAAGGGCCAACCATGACGGCATTCGTCTTGAGGACGCCGCTCGAGAACTTCTCTCCCGTGTCTCCGAGTATATCATGCAAAACACGGTCGACGTGGGGACAGCCTTTGCCCAGGAGGCCATCAAGATGCATTACGGCCTTACCGAAGCCCAGAACATCCGGGGGGTAGCAACAGAGCAGGAAGAGGAGATGCTGAAAAAGGAGGGAATCACCTTCCTGAAGATCCCTGTTGTAAAAAAAACAGATCCATCCGCATGTTAG
- the lolA gene encoding outer membrane lipoprotein chaperone LolA, with protein MEAGSSNSPKETAALLQARYEKTDVIQARFSQETIPAGATEGISATGRVFFARPDRMRWEYETPDPQLIVTSGQDVFVYEKEANQVLVIPRDQFLNSEVSKAFFLGKGDLERSFRIEAPEGDQSKKWTIKLVPRQDNPQVKTIFITIDPENHCVREMTLEDHMGGKTLLRFTDIALNGKVEGSLFSFTPPQGVEIFYSR; from the coding sequence GTGGAGGCCGGTTCAAGTAACAGTCCCAAGGAAACGGCCGCTCTTCTCCAGGCGCGGTACGAAAAGACGGATGTCATCCAGGCCCGATTCTCTCAAGAGACCATCCCTGCCGGGGCTACCGAAGGGATTTCCGCAACTGGGAGGGTCTTTTTTGCAAGACCTGACCGAATGCGCTGGGAATACGAGACTCCGGATCCCCAGCTCATCGTGACCTCGGGACAGGATGTCTTCGTTTACGAAAAGGAGGCGAATCAGGTCCTTGTCATCCCAAGGGATCAGTTCCTCAACTCCGAGGTGAGCAAGGCCTTTTTCTTGGGCAAAGGGGATCTGGAGAGATCTTTTAGAATCGAGGCACCGGAAGGCGACCAATCCAAAAAGTGGACCATCAAACTCGTTCCCAGGCAGGACAATCCCCAGGTCAAGACGATCTTCATCACCATTGACCCAGAGAATCATTGCGTCAGGGAGATGACTCTAGAAGACCACATGGGTGGAAAGACCCTGCTTCGTTTTACGGACATCGCCCTGAATGGAAAGGTTGAGGGTTCCCTCTTTTCCTTCACACCTCCACAAGGGGTCGAGATTTTTTATTCCCGGTGA